The following is a genomic window from Rhipicephalus sanguineus isolate Rsan-2018 unplaced genomic scaffold, BIME_Rsan_1.4 Seq1853, whole genome shotgun sequence.
TACGAATTAAAGATGAAAGTAAAGTGCGCGATGCAAATAAGAAATCCAAAAATAACTGAGTTCGGAGCTCacttacttttcttttttctttctgccttatCATGCGCAATCTGTCGCTGGTATCTAACTTGATTGGTTATTTAAATCTTTCCCACGCTGCAAAGCTCGTCCTGGAACGCCTTTATACCATTGTTTACTTTGGTGACAAATAATTCATCTTCTAGCCAAGCTTCCATTGaaacctggaaagcttcttcggACCTTCGAAAGCTTGAACTACGCTCTTGTCACTAAATGACATATTTGACACATCATATTCACTGCAATGAGATAAAATTTGTGCCGATACCATAAATGCGATTATACCTGGTGTTGCTGTCTTGCTGGTACTGGGTAAATTTCAATATATCTGTATTTGCAAGTACATCGCCTACATCTGCTAGTTTTCCATCCTCCGGAATTCCGGAGAGAAACCTCGAACAGCGCATGGTACAGCGTATCCGTACATACTCGTCCTTCCTGTTAGTCCTCGTGCGTTTCAATCGCCTCAACTACATCAGAAAGCATTAACACTGTATTTTGCTGAGCTAGTTTAGGGCCATGGCTGATGCACATCGACTGGTCTGGCGGGCATATTGCGATTCCTATACGATTCCCTGTACTTCAAAGCTGTTTCTGCAGTGTTATTCATTGCTATAATTTCATGCATCCATTTAGTTCAGTTACTAGGTGTACTTGCTTGCTTCCGATTGTGCATGTGGTGCAATTTGCTGGCTGAGGCTAAGTATGGTCAGAGTACTTCAACGCACTGAAAGACTCTGGTGTGGTACAGGGCGTCCGTGCATATAGTACAGCAACACGACGCATAAAATAGCAACAACGTGTATTTGCTCAGGCCTTGGCCTTGTTTGGCGAGAGCACAGCAATGGGCACGACTCGCTCCTTGAGTGCAGATGGCTCGGGCGACTTCTTCGCGGCACGGATGACGAGCACTCCCTCTTCGTCGGCCAGGAACTCGGAGCTCACTTGCTCGGGATCCACGTCCGGCGGCAGCATGTACCGGCGCGTGAACTCGCGGGACACGAAGCCGTGCTCGTCCTGGCGTTCCTCGTGCTTGCCATGCACCAGCACGCTGTCTGTGCCTAACACCTGCGTGAAACATCGCCGCGCACTAAGTTTCAAGTAGGAGGCACAACTTTTACCACAGCAGTCTACGCAAAAATTTCGCGAAAGAACCCCCGACTACACGAACATCCT
Proteins encoded in this region:
- the LOC119376670 gene encoding alpha-crystallin B chain-like, translating into SGVLSRNFCVDCCGKSCASYLKLSARRCFTQVLGTDSVLVHGKHEERQDEHGFVSREFTRRYMLPPDVDPEQVSSEFLADEEGVLVIRAAKKSPEPSALKERVVPIAVLSPNKAKA